Proteins encoded by one window of Lycium barbarum isolate Lr01 chromosome 11, ASM1917538v2, whole genome shotgun sequence:
- the LOC132616985 gene encoding auxin-responsive protein SAUR71-like, with protein MKKLIRRLSRVADSSSNYSLLRSESRSSSRPRRLQSFRTGKLRSGTGVPEGHLPVYVGDEMERFIVSAELLNHPIFVELLNKSAQEYGYEQRGVLRIPCHVLIFERVLEALRLGDDLQDLINALSDDLL; from the coding sequence ATGAAGAAACTCATTAGACGTTTATCGCGCGTGGCTGATTCATCCTCGAACTACTCTTTACTCCGTTCTGAATCCAGGTCATCATCTCGTCCACGCAGACTCCAATCATTCCGTACTGGAAAACTCAGATCCGGTACCGGAGTTCCTGAAGGACACCTCCCTGTTTACGTCGGCGATGAAATGGAGAGATTTATCGTTAGTGCTGAACTTCTTAACCATCCGATCTTTGTTGAATTACTTAATAAATCCGCTCAAGAGTATGGTTATGAACAGAGAGGTGTTCTTCGTATTCCCTGTCATGTTCTTATTTTCGAACGAGTTCTTGAAGCTCTTAGGCTTGGCGATGATCTTCAGGATCTTATTAATGCTCTCTCTGATGACTTGCTTTAG